CTATGATGTCTTTTACTATGGTGTCTAAATTGCTTAACTTGCTTTTaaaggtaaaaaataaaatatttaaataaaaaaatagaatatttaaaatttattaaatattatctatttgtttttttttttttggtaggtTAGACACAATCTCAAAGGCACTATAGCATTTACCAAATAAGTAACTAACTCATACAATATCTCCAATTAATCTACAAAGGAGATTTCAACAACCTctctaacaaaaaaaagtaactAACTCACCATCAAAAATGAATCTACTTTAAATGTGACTATTAACtctacctatatatatatatatattgatttcCTCAAGTATTCTTCGAACTTCAATCTACATAAAAATTTGTCTAAAATCCTTACCAATTTAAGCatcatcaaaattttttgtaaatacTATCTCCCACCTTCATCAATACATCGGATGGCGATACTTCTACGACAGAAAAAACATCAGACACAACCACCAAAATAACTTAAACCTTACTTTCATACCTAAATCACAATTTTAAATAGGTGACTTCTCTGGTGGTTAAGTCTCCCGTGACTAGTGATGACTAGGTGTTGATCATCTAATTCAAACTTGACACTTGGCATAGGTATTTGAAAGAGAATTTTTTAACCAGCTCTGTAATTAATGATTATGTTACAGTAATGTGAGATAAGTTTTATAAAGTTACTGTGATTGTGAAATTGAAGAGTGCAGCAGTTAGAATTTTTGAGTTTCTCGCCGGCGATTTTCAATCCAAGCAGTGGATCGCGAAACACAAGGCTTATTGTCACAATTCGTGAAGCTTTTGAACAAAGGAATTGAGGGACTTCACGGAGCATTTTGGCTCGATTTTGGTGACTCAATGCGAAACCCGAACATGCCcattcaaaaattgccaaagcAGTTTTAAAGACGCTATAGATCACCGCCTCCAGCAATTCCATGGTAGAGAAGTGCCTAAGATTTCTGGCGGTGGTGGTGACATGTGTGGATGGTATAGGGTAGCAATAGGCGGAGATATTTCTTGCGCTGCAAAAGTGGTGGAGAGACTGGCGAAAGCAAGAAAGGCGATGCCGAAAGATGCAGTGGTGATACTGTGGAGTATGTGTTGCCTTTACAAGTGAAACGACGTCGTGATAGTGCTTTTGTTTTTGCAGAGAAGATAAGAGCCACGTGAAGAGCATGTGCCTGGATTTGATTAGGCCTTGTTAAATGCTCATTCTTaagtaacataaaaaaaatatgccaCTTTAATACtcgattataaattaaattcaatttattttttggtatgGTATTTATTGAAAATCCATTTGTTCATtccaaaaattttgaataatcaattttttttctttttggtaaaTCCAATGTCTCAATTACAGCCCACATGATATCATCGTAGTAAGTTAGTAACTCGCTAAAGAGAAATTCTCCATATACaagcatttttttatacaagtcttTACAAGTTATTATATTAACGCGCTTGAACGttactgcacgttcttcttcctcttcctcttcttcttcttttctttcgtttcttactttctctttctccttcttcaaccaTTACTGCACAATTTCACTGcaccgtcttcttcttcttgctgcacattcttcttcctcttcctcctcttcttcttcttttctttcgttttttgccttctctttctccttcttcatttacgtgcttttctctttgttttcttttttcgttattcttgattttcattattttttgatatcaagctctgaaatcatttttgaagaagaagaagcagcagaatatgaggaggagaaagagaaagagttctgaattatgcataaagtgtcctttgggtgtatttctgtaatcgtttgggtgtatttctgaagtttcattattttcaaaacgatttcaaaacttgatttcagaaaccatgaaaatcgaaaaaaaagaagtaagaaTACCAGTAATAAACGAGTAAAACAActaatgaaaaggcaaagagaataacgaagaaatatcgtttgggtgtattttctataatcgtttgggtgtattttctataatcgtttgggtgtatttctgaagttctattattttcaaaacgatttcaaagtttgatttcagaaaccatgaaaatcgaaaaaaaagaagcaagaataccagtaataaatgcaagtaaaacaactaatgaaaaggcaaagagaataacgaagaaatatcgtttgggtgtattttctataatcgtttgggtgtatttctgtaatcatttgggtgtatttctgaagttccattatcttcaaaacgatttcaaagcttgattttagaaaccatgaaaatcgaaaaaaaacgaAGCAAGAATACCAATAATAAACgcaaataaaacaactaatgaaaaggcaaagagaataacgaagaaatacatggaggagaaggaagaagaagaagaagaggaagaggaagaggaagaggaagatgagtTGTTCATAATCCACggtgagtgaagaagaagaagaagaggaggaagaggaagaggaagaggaagaggaagaggaaaaggaagatgAGTTGTTCATAATCCACggtgagtgaagaagaagaagaagaagaagaggaagaggaagaggaagaggaagaggaatcGTTCATAATTTACGGTGAGTGTAGCGCTTTGGAAACTAAATAACGCATTAAAAGACTTTAATGTGTAgcaacttgtaaaacttgtaagtcaaaaagacttgtatgtgtagcaagcCTCCTCGCTAAAACTTACCGCACACTATCATCATAACCTAACTATTATTAGAGCGttggttaaaaaattattttacaaacACCCATGTCAAATATCAAGCTTAAGTTGGATAGTCAACACCTAGCCATCACTAGTCACGAAGGCTTAGCCACCAAAGAAGTCACCTTTTAAATAACCCTGGAAACCATATCTATCttaattttgagtttttgacATCAGAAGAGTAGATTTGTTAAAATATGAGTAATCTAATCGTGGCTCCAATTGCATCCAACGAAGTTCCTTAAGGCTTATCTATGACACGAGATGCAAGTCACAATGCAATGCGTCAAAGACAACAACACCCACGTTACATATGTTCCAAGAAATTATATTTATACCATTAtttggtatattttttaaatatatatctttttataatataaaatattttcaatctgcattaattattttataaaaaaataaaaaaaatatacacataAAATATAGAACGAATATTGCATctaataattctttttgttCTGTTAAGGATACTACGAAATGATAAAGGAATGAGTATTGATATATAGGACGTAAAATTTCAGGTCGAATTTCTCCATAAAAAAGTTCAATTtaccaattatatatataatcagtTAAAATCCAAAAGAAACTTTATTTCTTCATCGCTAAATTTCAAGAATGTGAAGGGGAGTTGGAGGAGAGAAGGGGTTCTTCAAAATCAGTTAAttcagtattattattattattattattattattattttttattatgtggaTCTTCACTTCCTCTTCTGCTGGTGTTATTGGATCGGTCGTCACATTATCATCATTTTCAGCTACTTCTTCAGCCTTACCCCACAGCACAATATACAAGCCAATAATAACTCCAATTGCGCCTATCAAGCTATGAATTAATTCAACATATAAATGATGAACTTCAGTCTCATGTCATCAAATCAAATGTGTAACAAATAAATGAAGGGAacgaatatttttatttttatttttattttaataatgtcattttttttaagtatgCCGAATGATATTATCAAACAATAATACTAAGATTCTAACAAGACAATAAAAAATCagtttaatcaatttaaatttatcttatttaatatttattaattctaatgataattaatgaatgataaataaaataattttaaattattttttgttaatatttttttattattaaacattTTCGATTATTAAACAGTAATATCAAAGAGACAATAAAAAGTCAATCCAAACTTACTTTATtagtattcattaattttaatgataattaatgaataataaataaaataaatttaaactatttttttaatattttttattattgaatattttttattattatatcagATAGACAATAAAAAATCAGCTCAAACTTATTTTATCAGCATTCATTAATTTTAGCGACaattaatgataaataaaataaatttcggTTGCTTGTtgctaatatttttttgttactaaatattttttattatcaaacagTAATgttagaaaaacaataaaaaacaagcTCAAACTTACTTCATTAGCATTCATTAATTTCAAGAACAATGAatgaatactaaataaaatgaattttaactgttttttattaatatctttttgttatcaaaatattttggttataaaaaataaaaaaagcaatatggtacatatatataatgtatAACGTACCTTCCAGTGTATAGGGTCTCGTGAAGCATTATGGCTGCGAATATGGTGGTAATGACAGTATACAAGGGAGTGAACATTGCAGAGAAGAGAGGACCTCTTCTTGAGATGCACCATGCTTGCACAAAGAATGATACTGCAGATCCCATAACTCCCTATATATATGATCATGATCATGAGTTAATTAGCTATATATCAGAATTAGTTAACATTATCTATGATGAATTTGAAGATGATGCATTTATCATATGCATGTCTTACTGCATATACAGTGGAAGCAAATTCAAGAAGAGTGTGAAACTTCCAAGCAGCAGGGTGTGGCTCCAGGAATAGTGTGACTGTTCCTGATTGTAATGCTGCCATCAAACACATCCATGCTGATAGAGACAAGTGATTAGGGTGGCTTGCAGATGCTGGAACCTGTAATGAATTAAAGACTAGTTGAATTTAAGCATGAATTACACTCATGTTTATTATATATAGACAGACAAAAGGTATTGGGAATCAACCATTTTTTGCCaataatgaatattaaaaagaaatattcaaagataaaaataatagaatatctATAAAAACACAAGTAAAAAGAATATTTGGGGGTGAAATAAAGTAAAACTAATTTAGGATATAAAATTAaaggtttagaatttataatttaaaatttaaggtgAACAATAATAACCGATGGCAACAGCATACAAGTAAGGCTGACAATCTATATCCTATCCGTTGCGGTTAGGGTAGGGTAGGGAATAGAGTACGGGTTCAGGTATACCCTACCTTACCCTATCTGCATccctaatatattatataatatatatgtaaaagttaTATATGTAATGAAGAAAGTGAGTGTTGAATCcacaatctttttcttataagaaCTTAAAATAACTATTGGACTAGTTTAGTTGATGatcatattatttataattttatgttagatttttttaagattttattatttttaattttaatttaaacttagtttttttattttctattttattaa
This sequence is a window from Arachis duranensis cultivar V14167 chromosome 2, aradu.V14167.gnm2.J7QH, whole genome shotgun sequence. Protein-coding genes within it:
- the LOC107473294 gene encoding WAT1-related protein At4g30420 isoform X3 translates to MEKDQKMGSRVDNKYLPVVAMVLLQVIYAGIAIGTRTVLVEGMSPRVFVVYRQLMATLVIVPVAYFSGRNSGSWSLSFRSFCLIFLASLVGMESVNIGSWRGIAKIVGTVTCVSGAVSMALLKGPKLLNNSQKLPPSNSLLIDLGGPDNNWFLGCLFLFGSSFCWSLWLILQVPASASHPNHLSLSAWMCLMAALQSGTVTLFLEPHPAAWKFHTLLEFASTVYAGVMGSAVSFFVQAWCISRRGPLFSAMFTPLYTVITTIFAAIMLHETLYTGSLIGAIGVIIGLYIVLWGKAEEVAENDDNVTTDPITPAEEEVKIHIIKNNNNNNNNNNTELTDFEEPLLSSNSPSHS